TTGTAAAAAATTAAAAAACAATACACCATGAAAAGATTAAGTCAATTTTTATTCATTGCAATGGCAGGCTTGCTTATGGTTTTTAGTAGCTGCCGGGAAGATCAATACGATATGGGTGAATTGGTGGCTCCGACAAATCTTACCATCACTCACCAAATCGTGGGAGCTGATGCAGAGAATCCATTCGGAGACGGAACAGGTTTTGTGAATTTCACAGCCACTGCTTCAAACGCCATCACCTACACTTTTGATTTTGGAGATGGTTCAAGTAAAGTAATCACGGGTAGCGGGAAAGTAACAAAGCGATTCTCCATCACCGGAATAACCGCATACAACGTTACTGTTCAGGCTGTTGGAACCGGTGGAATATTATCGAGCAAATCTACCCAACTGGAAGTGTTGAGCACTTTCGAGGATCCGCAGGCTGTTGAGTTTCTTACCGGTGGAAGTTCCAAAACCTGGTATTGGGCATCCGATCAGCCCGGCCATACTGGTTTGGGACCGACATCAGAAGACAATGGTAACCAAGAGTTTACCTATGCAGCCTGGTGGAGCATTCAACCCAACGATCCTGATAAAGCCTGTATGTACACGGCAGAATTTGTGTTTACAAAAACCGAAATGGGAATGAGCTTTGAGCAAACTACCGGACCTGCCTTTGTACCCGGAACCTATGCAGGGAAAATCGGTGTTGAAGGCGATGTTTGTCATGATGAAACGGTAGCTACTTCAATTTATGGAGTTAAAAATATCGCCTTGTCTCCATCCTCATCACTGGCAGCAGAAGTAGGGCAATATCGAGGTACCACGATGACATTCTCTAATGATGGCTTCATGTGCTGGTGGGTTGGTTCAAGCGAATATGATATAATTGAAGTTACCGAAAACATATTGAGGGTAAGAATCAAAGAGGACGATACCTTCTCCTGGTACCACACCTTTACTAGTGTTAAACCCGAATAGTTAGCAAATCTATAAGTGATATTAAAATGGTTTCTCATAATCATTAAATTTGGTTAACAAAACGTAAGCGTTGCAGGCAGGATAAACTTTATCCTGGCTGCAACTTCCTTACAAACACAAACCTGAAAAACCACGCTTTAATGATTTAATTGACTTTAAAGCTCCAAACATGAAACAAAAAGCCGAAACCATAATAGGCAATGTCGTGTGCCGGCTCACTCCAGCAATGCTGATTGCCCTCTTATTGCTCAGCATTATCAGTTGTAAGAAAAATGATGAGCCTGACTTTAAAGCAGATTTCAGTTTTGAACCTCTGAGCGAAAACCTAATCAGGTTCACAAATAAATCCACTGGCGAGTATTACTGGATGGTATGGAACTTCGGTAATGGCGTCATTGATACTATCACTGATAAAAATATTCATCCTGAGACTTTTTACTCGCTTGCCGGAAGTTACGATGTAACCCTTCAGCTCACAAACTTTTCTGGCACAAGCAGATCGGTCACAAAAAAAATCAGCATCGCTAAAGATGAACTGATGGTTGACTTTACCGCGATCGTTGATCCAGCCAATCCAAATTATGTACTGCTCAAAAATACTACACTTGGTCAATACAATTCTTTTGAGTGGAGATACCGGGGTTTAGAATTTCAGAACCAGACTGAACACACAGCCTATTTCCCTTATGCAGGCAATTTCAACATCAGTTTGGTGATTTTTCTCAACAATATTGAATTTTCCACTACCAAATCTGTAACAATTGCATCGGACGACCCAAACTACGATCCTAACCTGATCTGGGCTGAAGAATTCAACTACACTGGCTTGCCTGACCCGGCAAAATGGAATTCTGAGATTGGAGGCACCGGATGGGGCAACAATGAACTGCAATACTATACTGATAGGGAAAACAATGCCTATGTGGGAGATGGTGTTCTAACCATTACTGCCCGGGAAGAACAGTTTGGCGGTAGAAATTACACATCAGCACGACTCACCACACAAGGCAAATTTGATGTAAAGTATGGTAGAATAGAGGCCCGTATTAAACTTCCCTACGGGCAGGGTATCTGGCCGGCTTTCTGGATGCTGGGTGCCAATTTTAACCAGGTAGGCTGGCCAACTTGCGGCGAAATTGACATCATGGAGATGGTGGGTGGTGCAAATCGCGAAAATACATGCCATGCTACTATTCACTGGAATAACAATGGTCAGCATGCTAACTATGGTCTTTCACACACCCTGCCTTCCGGGATCTTTGCAGATAATTTCCACATTTTCGGTATAAGGTGGAATTCTCAGGGAATACGAGCCTATGTTGGCGATATTGAATATTTTACTGCAGATATAAGCCCTGCTGGTTTTAATGCATTTAAAAACAACTTTTTTATGATCTTGAATATAGCTGTGGGAGGAAACTGGCCGGGATCGCCGGATGAAACCACAGTATTTCCGCAAACCATGCAGGTGGACTGGATACGCGTTTATCAGGAATAATTGAATCAATTCAGCGGCCATTCAAAAAACCACGCCAATGTAATTAGCTTGATGTTAATCAAATATCATTAACTGAGTGGGGCAAGTGAATTGTCACAGCAATCTTCTTGCCTGCGGATATAACAAAACAAGATGAGCAAAGAGCAAAAATATACAGTTAAGATATCCCTTATTGTGGCATTGGGCGGCTTCCTCATGGGATTTGATGCATCGGTTATATCTGGTGTTATCCGGTTTATTGAACCAGAATTCAATCTGAGCAAACTGCAATTGGGATGGGCTGTAAGCTCTCTTACTCTTACAGCTACTTTGGCTATGATGATTTCCGGCCCACTAAGCAATACTTATGGGCGAAGGTATGTTTTGAGGTGGGCAGCGGTATTTTTTGCTTTTTCAGCATTGGCTTCTGCATTGGCTCCTGATTTTATATCACTTGTCATTGCCCGTATGATTGGTGGATTTGGCGTAGGCGCCGCTTTGATTATTGCACCCATGTACATCGCTGAAATTGCACCCCCGAAATTGCGTGGCCGCCTCGTATCATTGAATCAGTTGAACATTGTGCTCGGCATTTCAATAGCATTTTTTACCAATTACCTGATCCTGCGTCTGAGCCAGAGTGATCTGGCCTGGGCAAAATCCTTGGGCATTGACCAGTATCAATGGCGTTGGATGCTAGGCCTTGAAACCCTGCCTGCCGTGATGTATTTCGGCTTTTTGTTCATTGTACCCCGCAGTCCGCGCTGGCTACTTATGAGAGGCAGAGAAGGTGAAGCGTTGAATGTTTTAAAAAAAGTTAGCACTGCGGATCAGGCACTCAAAGATCTGGAAGCAGTAAAAGCAAGTTTTATTGCCGCAACTCCAAAAAAGAAGGTACCATTGTCAGCATTGTTTAAACCGGCCATTCGTATCGTATTAATTATCGGTGTTGTTGTGGCTGTACTACAGCAAATAACAGGAATTAATTCCGTGTTTTTTTATGCTCCGATGATTTTTGAGCAATCCGGAATTGGTGCTGATGCATCTTTTTCACAAGCTATTTTGGTTGGGCTTACCAATGTTGTCTTCACTATCCTGGCCATCATGTTTATTGACCGGTTCGGACGAAAAATACTCTTAATTGTTGGATTAACGGGCATAGCCATCAGCATGTTTGTATTGTCGTGGGGCTTTCATCAGGCTACTTATTCTTTAAGCCAGGAATCCATTGAAAATTTACCCGCCCAAATTGACCGTGTAAATGTTGAAACTCTTGCAGGCAAAACCTTTAACACTGATGTAGTTTTTAAACAGGCGATCAGACAGGCTTTTGGCCCGGAAGAAGCAAAAAGCGTGGAAGCCGACCTGATGGCAGCAGCTACGCAAATGAATGCATTATTGATTTTGTTAGGAATCATTGGCTTTGTGGCCTCTTTTGCCATTTCATTGGGACCCGTTATGTGGGTGCTGTTCTCTGAGATATTCCCTAATTATATTCGTGGGATTGCTATTTCTTTTGTCGGGTTTATTAATTCAGGCGTGAGTTTCCTGGTGCAACTGGTATTTCCCTGGGAACTGGCCACCTTTGGCAGTTCGGTCACTTTCCTCATTTACGGGCTTTTTGCCGCTGTGGGACTGGTGATTATTGCTATCACGCTTCCGGAAACCAAAAATAAATCTCTTGAGGAGCTGGAGGGAATTTTGATAAAAAAGTGAAAATCTGATTCAGAAGTTGTGCAAGTGAAAACGAAGAACACAAAAAACGCAATGATGAAAATAGAATTTAAATTATTGAT
Above is a window of Bacteroidales bacterium DNA encoding:
- a CDS encoding family 16 glycosylhydrolase, giving the protein MKQKAETIIGNVVCRLTPAMLIALLLLSIISCKKNDEPDFKADFSFEPLSENLIRFTNKSTGEYYWMVWNFGNGVIDTITDKNIHPETFYSLAGSYDVTLQLTNFSGTSRSVTKKISIAKDELMVDFTAIVDPANPNYVLLKNTTLGQYNSFEWRYRGLEFQNQTEHTAYFPYAGNFNISLVIFLNNIEFSTTKSVTIASDDPNYDPNLIWAEEFNYTGLPDPAKWNSEIGGTGWGNNELQYYTDRENNAYVGDGVLTITAREEQFGGRNYTSARLTTQGKFDVKYGRIEARIKLPYGQGIWPAFWMLGANFNQVGWPTCGEIDIMEMVGGANRENTCHATIHWNNNGQHANYGLSHTLPSGIFADNFHIFGIRWNSQGIRAYVGDIEYFTADISPAGFNAFKNNFFMILNIAVGGNWPGSPDETTVFPQTMQVDWIRVYQE
- a CDS encoding sugar porter family MFS transporter, translating into MSKEQKYTVKISLIVALGGFLMGFDASVISGVIRFIEPEFNLSKLQLGWAVSSLTLTATLAMMISGPLSNTYGRRYVLRWAAVFFAFSALASALAPDFISLVIARMIGGFGVGAALIIAPMYIAEIAPPKLRGRLVSLNQLNIVLGISIAFFTNYLILRLSQSDLAWAKSLGIDQYQWRWMLGLETLPAVMYFGFLFIVPRSPRWLLMRGREGEALNVLKKVSTADQALKDLEAVKASFIAATPKKKVPLSALFKPAIRIVLIIGVVVAVLQQITGINSVFFYAPMIFEQSGIGADASFSQAILVGLTNVVFTILAIMFIDRFGRKILLIVGLTGIAISMFVLSWGFHQATYSLSQESIENLPAQIDRVNVETLAGKTFNTDVVFKQAIRQAFGPEEAKSVEADLMAAATQMNALLILLGIIGFVASFAISLGPVMWVLFSEIFPNYIRGIAISFVGFINSGVSFLVQLVFPWELATFGSSVTFLIYGLFAAVGLVIIAITLPETKNKSLEELEGILIKK